A genomic region of Oncorhynchus mykiss isolate Arlee chromosome 4, USDA_OmykA_1.1, whole genome shotgun sequence contains the following coding sequences:
- the LOC110522462 gene encoding CLOCK-interacting pacemaker gives MSSTKRKAEGHSRNMGKLRAMKSGSSRTDSERDSGFSDASTIDPTDSEGSSHSVTKREVQRPGSVLGAQSSPLAVVGGSYSNMPPMIIQQPQVVFLQPVVSHCTTSNPKEASSKHRRPKKFLPILRSYPKIAPHPGDSSSSSGKGSSCSSSSGSERSGLSSSHRERHHSHRDKQQKQQSGSSSSGSSGSSTLSFPPPTSSLSPSPQRRLALTLSLTDSSACSSPARPSPAVSRSEYTPAPSLTVTPSHTLNFGHHEKLKSQPLSLPNHATTTDNGDGDDHDIKRKRFCNTYNILSKSGLLDITLRTKDLLRQNRRTQGDLDRLKEHTNLFLQALQTGDTSIWSKLQTSLQEEEKETEEKGKGSGQQSILKADTD, from the exons ATGAGTAGTACCAAAAGGAAAGCAGAAGGGCACTCTAGGAACATGGGAAAACTACGAGCCATGAAGTCTGGAAGCTCCAGaacagactcagagagagactCTGGCTTCTCAG ATGCCAGCACCATAGACCCGACAGATTCTGAGGGCTCATCGCACTCGGTGACCAAGAGAGAGGTTCAGCGCCCTGGATCAGTGTTGGGGGCACAGTCCTCACCGTTAGCAGTGGTGGGGGGGTCCTACTCCAACATGCCCCCCATGATCATCCAGCAGCCTCAGGTGGTCTTCCTACAACCTGTGGTCTCCCACTGCACCACCTCCAACCCCAAGGAGGCCTCCTCTAAACACCGGCGCCCAAAAAAGTTTCTTCCCATCCTCAGGTCCTACCCCAAGATTGCCCCTCACCCTGGGGACAGCTCGAGTTCCTCTGGGAAAGGAAGCTCTTGTTCTTCCTCGTCGGGGTCAGAGAGAAGCGGTTTGTCCTCCAGCCACCGGGAGCGCCATCACAgccacagagacaaacagcagaAGCAGCAGTCTGGTAGTTCTAGCTCTGGTTCTTCTGGTTCCAGCACCCTCAGTTTCCCTCCTCCAACtagctctctgtccccctctccccagCGCAGGCTcgccctcaccctctccctcacaGACTCCAGTGCCTGTAGCAGCCCTGCTAGACCCTCCCCCGCCGTCAGTAGATCAGAGTACACCCCCGCCCCGTCCTTGACCGTAACTCCTTCTCACACCCTCAACTTTGGGCACCATGAGAAACTCAAGTCCCAGCCTCTTTCCCTCCCAAATCACGCCACCACAACCGACAACGGCGATGGAGATGACCACGACATCAAGCGTAAGCGCTTCTGCAACACGTACAACATCCTGTCCAAGTCTGGCCTGCTGGACATCACCCTAAGAACCAAGGACCTGCTCCGTCAGAACCGCAGGACCCAGGGAGACCTGGACCGGCTCAAGGAGCACACCAACCTCTTCCTGCAGGCCCTGCAGACCGGAGACACCAGCATCTGGAGCAAGCTGCAAACCAGCCTCcaggaagaagagaaagagactgaAGAGAAAGGGAAGGGCAGTGGGCAGCAGAGCATCTTAAAGGCAGATACAGATTAG
- the LOC110522460 gene encoding zinc finger protein 410 isoform X2, translating to MLSDELDSKPELLVQFVQNASIPLGQSLEDSDTKHTCLPLLAPADSSLCTQLALTEGGLSHVSARSLSLSEFGGAEQSPMEVHPHPRRPHTPPSPSPVLHDLQRSESSSYVLLNLAKGLAASSEPLIFSADGTEEEEEEVILSGDCCVDGTAPWYLRVQELAHDSLIAATRAQLAKDAKASQDARAGNGSNSDHLPSFPLEGVKREQPTRTNRTLSSKQNLRCSFEGCYRTFTWPAHLKYHLKTHRNDRMFRCGAEGCGKSFYVLQRLQVHMRTHNGDKPFFCKEKNCGKKFTTAGNLKNHKRTHTGEKPFLCEAGGCGRSFAEYSSLRKHMLVHSGEKPHQCGVCGKTFSQSGSRNVHMRKRHGEEVLGNEGRETGEALTHSSLLEADGSPDDTMVTMTTGVEPMNLHNAMLREQGSADSVVVLSQPHDLVTMTTTSHTYAEDVVALL from the exons ATGCTTTCAGATGAGCTTGACTCCAAACCCGAG cTGCTGGTTCAGTTTGTCCAGAACGCTTCCATCCCTCTGGGGCAGAGTCTGGAGGACTCTGATACCAAACACACCTGCCTTCCCCTGCTGGCCCCTGCAGATAGCTCCCTGTGCACACAGCTGGCCCTGACAG AGGGTGGTCTCAGCCATGTGTCAGCgaggtctctgtccctgtcagaGTTTGGGGGAGCAGAGCAGAGTCCCATGGAGGTGCACCCCCATCCCCGCAGACCTCACACACCCCCCAGCCCATCTCCTGTCCTCCATGACCTGCAGCGCTCAGAGAGCAGCTCCTACGTCCTCCTCAACCTCGCCAAAG gcctaGCAGCCTCCTCTGAGCCACTAATCTTTTCAGCAgatgggacagaggaggaggaagaggaggtaatCTTGTCCGGGGACTGTTGTGTGGATGGCACTGCCCCCTGGTACCTGCGGGTACAGGAGTTGGCACACGACAGCCTCATCGCAGCAACGCGTGCACAGCTGGCTAAAGATGCCAAGGCTAGCCAGGACGCCAGGGCTGGGAATGGCAGCAACA GTGACCACCTGCCCAGCTTCCCGTTGGAGGGTGTGAAGAGAGAGCAGCCGACGAGGACCAATCGTACGCTTTCTTCTAAACAGAACCTCCGCTGCTCCTTTGAGGGCTGCTATAGAACCTTCACTTGGCCTGCTCACCTCAAATACCACCtcaaaacacacag gaacgACCGTATGTTCCGGTGTGGGGCGGAGGGCTGTGGGAAAAGTTTCTACGTGCTGCAGCGTCTTCAGGTCCACATGAGAACTCACAACGGAGACAAGCCTTTTTTCTGCAAGGAGAAGAACTGTGGCAAGAAGTTCACCACCGCAGGAAACCTCAAGAaccacaaacgcacacacacag GTGAGAAGCCTTTCTTGTGTGAAGCAGGTGGCTGTGGTCGTTCCTTTGCAGAGTACTCCAGTCTACGCAAACACATGCTCGTACACTCAG GAGAGAAACCCCACCAGTGTGGTGTCTGTGGAAAGACGTTCTCTCAGAGCGGCAGCAGGAACGTCCACATGAGGAAGAGACACGGAGAGGAGGTGCTGGGGAACGAGGGCAGAGAAACag GCGAGGCTCTGACACACAGCAGTTTGCTGGAGGCTGACGGGTCACCTGACGACACTATGGTCACCATGACTACGGGGGTGGAGCCCATGAACCTACACAACGCCATGCTGCGAGAacaag
- the LOC110522460 gene encoding zinc finger protein 410 isoform X1: protein MLSDELDSKPELLVQFVQNASIPLGQSLEDSDTKHTCLPLLAPADSSLCTQLALTEGGLSHVSARSLSLSEFGGAEQSPMEVHPHPRRPHTPPSPSPVLHDLQRSESSSYVLLNLAKGLAASSEPLIFSADGTEEEEEEVILSGDCCVDGTAPWYLRVQELAHDSLIAATRAQLAKDAKASQDARAGNGSNSNVTDFNGGDHLPSFPLEGVKREQPTRTNRTLSSKQNLRCSFEGCYRTFTWPAHLKYHLKTHRNDRMFRCGAEGCGKSFYVLQRLQVHMRTHNGDKPFFCKEKNCGKKFTTAGNLKNHKRTHTGEKPFLCEAGGCGRSFAEYSSLRKHMLVHSGEKPHQCGVCGKTFSQSGSRNVHMRKRHGEEVLGNEGRETGEALTHSSLLEADGSPDDTMVTMTTGVEPMNLHNAMLREQGSADSVVVLSQPHDLVTMTTTSHTYAEDVVALL, encoded by the exons ATGCTTTCAGATGAGCTTGACTCCAAACCCGAG cTGCTGGTTCAGTTTGTCCAGAACGCTTCCATCCCTCTGGGGCAGAGTCTGGAGGACTCTGATACCAAACACACCTGCCTTCCCCTGCTGGCCCCTGCAGATAGCTCCCTGTGCACACAGCTGGCCCTGACAG AGGGTGGTCTCAGCCATGTGTCAGCgaggtctctgtccctgtcagaGTTTGGGGGAGCAGAGCAGAGTCCCATGGAGGTGCACCCCCATCCCCGCAGACCTCACACACCCCCCAGCCCATCTCCTGTCCTCCATGACCTGCAGCGCTCAGAGAGCAGCTCCTACGTCCTCCTCAACCTCGCCAAAG gcctaGCAGCCTCCTCTGAGCCACTAATCTTTTCAGCAgatgggacagaggaggaggaagaggaggtaatCTTGTCCGGGGACTGTTGTGTGGATGGCACTGCCCCCTGGTACCTGCGGGTACAGGAGTTGGCACACGACAGCCTCATCGCAGCAACGCGTGCACAGCTGGCTAAAGATGCCAAGGCTAGCCAGGACGCCAGGGCTGGGAATGGCAGCAACAGTAATGTCACTGACTTTAATGGTG GTGACCACCTGCCCAGCTTCCCGTTGGAGGGTGTGAAGAGAGAGCAGCCGACGAGGACCAATCGTACGCTTTCTTCTAAACAGAACCTCCGCTGCTCCTTTGAGGGCTGCTATAGAACCTTCACTTGGCCTGCTCACCTCAAATACCACCtcaaaacacacag gaacgACCGTATGTTCCGGTGTGGGGCGGAGGGCTGTGGGAAAAGTTTCTACGTGCTGCAGCGTCTTCAGGTCCACATGAGAACTCACAACGGAGACAAGCCTTTTTTCTGCAAGGAGAAGAACTGTGGCAAGAAGTTCACCACCGCAGGAAACCTCAAGAaccacaaacgcacacacacag GTGAGAAGCCTTTCTTGTGTGAAGCAGGTGGCTGTGGTCGTTCCTTTGCAGAGTACTCCAGTCTACGCAAACACATGCTCGTACACTCAG GAGAGAAACCCCACCAGTGTGGTGTCTGTGGAAAGACGTTCTCTCAGAGCGGCAGCAGGAACGTCCACATGAGGAAGAGACACGGAGAGGAGGTGCTGGGGAACGAGGGCAGAGAAACag GCGAGGCTCTGACACACAGCAGTTTGCTGGAGGCTGACGGGTCACCTGACGACACTATGGTCACCATGACTACGGGGGTGGAGCCCATGAACCTACACAACGCCATGCTGCGAGAacaag